A genomic stretch from Halichoerus grypus chromosome 5, mHalGry1.hap1.1, whole genome shotgun sequence includes:
- the KCNA10 gene encoding potassium voltage-gated channel subfamily A member 10, producing the protein MDVCGWKEMEVALVNFNNSDEIQEEPGYATDFDPTNPKGRPGSSPFSNWKILIGDSTNHETAFSKLPEDYVDSPGPEPVVLNEGNQRVIINIAGLRFETQLRTLNQFPETLLGDREKRMQFFDSMRNEYFFDRNRPSFDGILYYYQSGGKIRRPANVPIDVFADEISFYELGIEAMDQFREDEGFIKDPETLLPTNDFHRQFWLLFEYPESSSAARGVAVVSVLVVVISITIFCLETLPEFREERELKVVRDPSLNTSKSVLSHTMFTDPFFMVESICIMWFTFELVLRFVVCPSKTDFFRNVMNIIDIISIIPYFATLITELVQETEPSTQQNMSLATLRIIRLVRVFRIFKLSRHSKGLQILGQTLKASMQELGLLIFFLFIGVILFSSAIYFAEVDEPESHFSSIPDGFWWAVVTMTTVGYGDMCPTTPGGKIVGTLCAIAGVLTIALPVPVIVSNFNYFYHRETENEEKQNIPGEIDKILNSVGSKMGSTDSLSKTNGACSTERSRK; encoded by the coding sequence ATGGATGTGTGTGGCTGGAAAGAAATGGAGGTTGCTCTGGTCAATTTCAATAACTCAGATGAAATCCAGGAAGAGCCAGGCTATGCCACAGACTTTGACCCAACCAACCCAAAAGGCCGGCCTGGGAGCAGCCCCTTCTCCAACTGGAAGATCCTCATCGGTGACAGCACCAACCATGAGACGGCCTTCTCCAAGCTCCCAGAAGACTATGTCGATTCCCCTGGGCCTGAGCCAGTGGTCCTGAATGAAGGAAACCAGCGGGTGATCATCAACATTGCTGGGCTGAGATTTGAGACCCAGCTCAGAACCCTCAATCAGTTCCCCGAGACCCTCCTGGGAGACCGGGAGAAAAGGATGCAGTTCTTCGATTCCATgagaaatgagtatttttttgACAGGAACCGGCCCAGTTTTGATGGAATCCTGTATTATTACCAATCAGGTGGGAAAATCCGGCGCCCTGCCAATGTCCCCATCGACGTGTTTGCTGATGAAATCTCCTTCTATGAACTGGGGATCGAGGCCATGGACCAGTTCCGGGAGGATGAAGGCTTCATCAAAGACCCTGAAACGCTGCTCCCCACCAATGACTTCCACCGGCAGTTCTGGCTACTCTTCGAGTACCCAGAGAGCTCCAGTGCTGCCCGGGGTGTGGCCGTGGTCTCTGTGCTTGTTGTGGTCATCTCCATCACCATCTTCTGCCTGGAAACACTACCGGAGTtccgggaggagagggagctaAAGGTGGTGAGAGACCCCAGCCTCAACACAAGCAAGTCAGTCCTCTCCCACACCATGTTCACTGACCCTTTCTTCATGGTCGAGTCCATCTGCATCATGTGGTTCACCTTCGAACTGGTGCTCCGGTTTGTGGTCTGCCCCAGCAAGACCGACTTCTTCAGGAACGTCATGAACATCATCGATATCATCTCCATCATCCCCTACTTTGCAACCCTCATCACAGAGCTGGTCCAGGAGACAGAGCCCAGCACCCAACAGAACATGTCCCTGGCCACCCTGAGGATCATCCGGCTGGTGCGGGTCTTCCGCATCTTCAAGCTCTCCCGGCACTCCAAGGGGCTGCAGATCCTGGGCCAGACGCTGAAGGCTTCCATGCAGGAACTGGGGCTGcttatcttcttcctcttcattggGGTCATCCTCTTTTCTAGTGCCATCTACTTTGCCGAGGTGGATGAGCCAGAGTCCCATTTCTCTAGCATTCCTGATGGCTTCTGGTGGGCAGTAGTCACCATGACAACTGTGGGCTATGGTGACATGTGCCCAACCACCCCCGGGGGGAAGATTGTGGGCACTCTGTGCGCCATCGCAGGGGTACTCACCATTGCCCTCCCTGTGCCTGTCATCGTCTCCAACTTTAACTACTTCTACCATCGTGAGACTGAGAATGAGGAGAAGCAAAACATCCCAGGTGAAATTGACAAAATCCTTAACAGTGTTGGCTCAAAAATGGGCAGCACAGACTCTCTTAGTAAGACCAACGGTGCCTGCTCCACAGAGAGGTCCAGGAAGTGA